One genomic window of Solanum stenotomum isolate F172 chromosome 9, ASM1918654v1, whole genome shotgun sequence includes the following:
- the LOC125876770 gene encoding auxin-binding protein ABP19a-like — MYFQGLFIFSLLIISSSQAAVLDFCVGDLSLPDGPGGYACKKPSKVTCDDFVFSGLAAPVKLIPLIKAAVTPAFAPQFPGLNGLGISMARLDLAIGGVIPMHTHPGASEVLYVVQGEICAGFISSSDNKVFFKTLKQGDIMVFPQGLLHFQINSGKTSALAIVSFSSPTPGLQITDFALFANDLPTELVAATTFLDAALIKKLKGVLGGTN, encoded by the coding sequence atgtattttcaaGGCTTGTTCATCTTCTCCCTTCTCATCATCTCCTCCTCTCAAGCCGCGGTTCTCGATTTCTGTGTTGGTGACTTGTCCTTACCTGATGGTCCCGGGGGCTACGCTTGCAAGAAACCATCCAAAGTAACTTGTGATGACTTTGTGTTCTCAGGCTTAGCTGCTCCAGTAAAGCTAATCCCTCTCATTAAAGCCGCGGTGACTCCtgcttttgctcctcaatttcCAGGACTCAATGGGCTTGGAATCTCAATGGCTAGGCTTGATTTAGCTATAGGTGGTGTTATCCCAATGCACACACACCCCGGAGCATCCGAGGTGCTTTATGTTGTCCAAGGAGAAATATGCGCTGGATTTATTTCTTCCTCGGACAACAAAGTATTCTTCAAAACCCTAAAACAAGGAGACATAATGGTTTTTCCACAAGGGTTATTGCATTTTCAGATAAATTCAGGGAAAACTTCAGCTTTGGCTATTGTTTCTTTCAGTAGCCCAACACCAGGGCTTCAAATTACTGACTTTGCTTTATTTGCTAATGATTTGCCTACTGAACTCGTGGCCGCCACCACATTCCTTGATGCTGCTTTAATCAAGAAGTTGAAGGGTGTTCTTGGTGGAAccaactaa